A genome region from Nymphalis io chromosome Z, ilAglIoxx1.1, whole genome shotgun sequence includes the following:
- the LOC126780200 gene encoding proton-coupled amino acid transporter-like protein CG1139 isoform X1: MSKKHLHNQAAIPLAPAVFKKPQLRPMIAEYDHKKKGVKNDLSDVVMVKYKVDPNEIPVEQQAGSTLPLMEIPGRDIEADEGYNPFEHRKLAHPTSDMDTLIHLLKGSLGSGILAMPMAFMNAGLYFGLVATFLIGGICTYCVHILVKTAHELCRRIQKPSLGFAETAEAAFLSGPPAVHKFSRLAKAMINWFLVIDLLGCCCVYIVFVAKNVKQVVDYYAQTNDWLPYDLDERIYMVAMLPLLIMMNLIRNLKYLAPFSMIANLLVGTGMGITFYYLFQDIPALSTRQSFAGFERLPTFFGTAIFALEGIGVVMPLENNMKTPTHFIGCPGVLNTGMFFVVSLYALVGFFGYLKFGPDTAGSITLNLPEYELLGQSVKLMIAVAIFFTYSLQFYVPMEIIWKNVRHFFGAKKNIAEYSIRIFVVLLTLCTAIAIPNLGPFISLVGALCLSFLGLIFPAVIETVTFWDRPNGLGRYNWVLWKNMFLVSFGILGFLTGSYVSILDIFSGKE, encoded by the exons GTACAAAGTTGATCCGAATGAGATCCCAGTGGAACAACAGGCGGGATCCACACTCCCCCTCATGGAGATTCCGGGCCGGGATATTGAGGCGGATGAGGGATATAACCCGTTCGAACATAGAAAACTGGCGCACCCTACGTC GGATATGGATACTTTAATCCATCTGCTGAAAGGGTCATTAGGCAGTGGCATCTTAGCTATGCCAATGGCTTTCATGAATGCTGGTTTATACTTCGGGCTTGTTGCTACGTTCTTAATTGGAGGAATATGCACCTACTGTGTGCACATCCTCGTGAAAACAGCTCACGAGCTATGCAGAAGAATACAAAAACCGTCTCTGGGCTTCGCCGAAACCGCTGAAGCTGCATTCTTATCTGGACCACCAGCTGTGCACAAATTTTCAAGACTTGCcaa GGCTATGATAAACTGGTTCCTGGTGATCGACTTACTAGGTTGTTGCTGTGTGTACATCGTATTCGTCGCTAAGAATGTCAAGCAAGTCGTCGACTACTACGCTCAGACAAACGATTGGCTTCCCTATGACCTGGATGAAAGGATCTACATGGTAGCGATGCTACCCCTACTTATTATGATGAACCTTATAAGAAATCTGAAATATCTCGCGCCCTTCTCAATGATTGCGAACCTTTTGGTCGGAACAGGAATGGGCATAacattctattatttattccaAGACATACCGGCGTTAAGCACACGTCAATCATTTGCTGGGTTCGAACGCTTACCGACATTCTTCGGAACTGCTATTTTTGCACTTGAAGGCATCGGTGTTGTGATGCCGCTTGAAAATAACATGAAGACTCCGACCCACTTCATAGGATGCCCTGGAGTACTTAACACCGGCATGTTCTTCGTTGTTTCCCTTTATGCTCTTGTTGGATTCTTTGGATATTTGAAGTTTGGTCCTGATACTGCTGGCAGTATAACATTGAACTTGCCCGAATACGAACT GTTGGGTCAAAGCGTGAAATTGATGATCGCCGTTGCTATATTCTTCACATACAGTCTGCAGTTCTACGTGCCAATGGAGATTATTTGGAAAAATGTCCGCCACTTTTTCGGAGCCAAAAAGAACATTGCAGAGTACAGCATTAGGATCTTCGTCGTACTTTTGACTCTCTGCACGGCCATAGCTATTCCGAACCTCGGTCCTTTTATATCTCTCGTCGGCGCCTTGTGCCTGTCATTCCTTGGCCTGATTTTCCCCGCAGTCATCGAAACTGTAACCTTCTGGGATCGCCCTAACGGTCTCGGACGTTATAACTGGGTGCTGTGGAAAAACATGTTCCTGGTCTCTTTCGGAATCCTCGGCTTCCTAACAGGTTCCTATGTCAGTATTCTAGATATATTCTCGGGTAAGGAATGA
- the LOC126780200 gene encoding proton-coupled amino acid transporter-like protein pathetic isoform X2, with translation MEIPGRDIEADEGYNPFEHRKLAHPTSDMDTLIHLLKGSLGSGILAMPMAFMNAGLYFGLVATFLIGGICTYCVHILVKTAHELCRRIQKPSLGFAETAEAAFLSGPPAVHKFSRLAKAMINWFLVIDLLGCCCVYIVFVAKNVKQVVDYYAQTNDWLPYDLDERIYMVAMLPLLIMMNLIRNLKYLAPFSMIANLLVGTGMGITFYYLFQDIPALSTRQSFAGFERLPTFFGTAIFALEGIGVVMPLENNMKTPTHFIGCPGVLNTGMFFVVSLYALVGFFGYLKFGPDTAGSITLNLPEYELLGQSVKLMIAVAIFFTYSLQFYVPMEIIWKNVRHFFGAKKNIAEYSIRIFVVLLTLCTAIAIPNLGPFISLVGALCLSFLGLIFPAVIETVTFWDRPNGLGRYNWVLWKNMFLVSFGILGFLTGSYVSILDIFSGKE, from the exons ATGGAGATTCCGGGCCGGGATATTGAGGCGGATGAGGGATATAACCCGTTCGAACATAGAAAACTGGCGCACCCTACGTC GGATATGGATACTTTAATCCATCTGCTGAAAGGGTCATTAGGCAGTGGCATCTTAGCTATGCCAATGGCTTTCATGAATGCTGGTTTATACTTCGGGCTTGTTGCTACGTTCTTAATTGGAGGAATATGCACCTACTGTGTGCACATCCTCGTGAAAACAGCTCACGAGCTATGCAGAAGAATACAAAAACCGTCTCTGGGCTTCGCCGAAACCGCTGAAGCTGCATTCTTATCTGGACCACCAGCTGTGCACAAATTTTCAAGACTTGCcaa GGCTATGATAAACTGGTTCCTGGTGATCGACTTACTAGGTTGTTGCTGTGTGTACATCGTATTCGTCGCTAAGAATGTCAAGCAAGTCGTCGACTACTACGCTCAGACAAACGATTGGCTTCCCTATGACCTGGATGAAAGGATCTACATGGTAGCGATGCTACCCCTACTTATTATGATGAACCTTATAAGAAATCTGAAATATCTCGCGCCCTTCTCAATGATTGCGAACCTTTTGGTCGGAACAGGAATGGGCATAacattctattatttattccaAGACATACCGGCGTTAAGCACACGTCAATCATTTGCTGGGTTCGAACGCTTACCGACATTCTTCGGAACTGCTATTTTTGCACTTGAAGGCATCGGTGTTGTGATGCCGCTTGAAAATAACATGAAGACTCCGACCCACTTCATAGGATGCCCTGGAGTACTTAACACCGGCATGTTCTTCGTTGTTTCCCTTTATGCTCTTGTTGGATTCTTTGGATATTTGAAGTTTGGTCCTGATACTGCTGGCAGTATAACATTGAACTTGCCCGAATACGAACT GTTGGGTCAAAGCGTGAAATTGATGATCGCCGTTGCTATATTCTTCACATACAGTCTGCAGTTCTACGTGCCAATGGAGATTATTTGGAAAAATGTCCGCCACTTTTTCGGAGCCAAAAAGAACATTGCAGAGTACAGCATTAGGATCTTCGTCGTACTTTTGACTCTCTGCACGGCCATAGCTATTCCGAACCTCGGTCCTTTTATATCTCTCGTCGGCGCCTTGTGCCTGTCATTCCTTGGCCTGATTTTCCCCGCAGTCATCGAAACTGTAACCTTCTGGGATCGCCCTAACGGTCTCGGACGTTATAACTGGGTGCTGTGGAAAAACATGTTCCTGGTCTCTTTCGGAATCCTCGGCTTCCTAACAGGTTCCTATGTCAGTATTCTAGATATATTCTCGGGTAAGGAATGA